One genomic region from Paramicrobacterium agarici encodes:
- a CDS encoding acetate/propionate family kinase: MTAVLVINSGSSSFKYQLIEMDAETTLARGLVERIGADESHVTHEVVSQNGSEEYEQARSIRNHTEGFAVMLDAFREHGPSLDEHAPVAVGHRVVHGGKRFFEPTIITDLVRINIEDLAEIAPLHNPANVQGIEAAQKSFPDIPHVAVFDTAFHQTLPPAAYTYAIDKDVAEKHRIRKYGFHGTSHKFVSEEAARFLERDIADLNQIVLHLGNGASMTAVRGGESVETSMGFTPLEGLVMGTRSGDIDPAVLVHLHHKANLSVDELDDLLNRQSGIYGLSGLKDMRDLTDEANEGNDTARAALDVYVHRLKQYLGGYFFQLGRVDVIAFTAGIGENSAQVRAEALAGLENFGVKVDAARNEQRSHDTRVISADDSDVTVLVVPTNEELEIARQTLSVV, from the coding sequence TTCAAGTACCAGCTGATCGAGATGGATGCTGAGACCACGCTCGCCCGCGGACTCGTGGAGCGCATCGGCGCCGACGAGTCTCACGTGACCCACGAGGTCGTCTCGCAGAACGGCTCCGAGGAGTACGAGCAGGCGCGCAGCATCCGCAACCATACCGAGGGGTTCGCTGTGATGCTCGACGCGTTCCGCGAGCACGGCCCGAGCCTTGACGAGCACGCGCCCGTCGCGGTCGGCCATCGCGTCGTGCACGGCGGTAAACGCTTCTTCGAGCCCACGATCATCACAGACCTCGTGCGCATCAATATCGAAGATCTCGCCGAGATCGCTCCGCTGCACAACCCGGCGAACGTGCAGGGCATCGAAGCAGCGCAGAAGTCGTTCCCCGACATTCCCCACGTCGCCGTCTTCGATACCGCTTTTCACCAGACGCTTCCCCCGGCCGCGTACACGTACGCGATCGACAAAGACGTCGCCGAGAAGCACAGAATCCGCAAGTACGGCTTTCACGGAACCAGTCACAAGTTCGTCTCCGAGGAAGCCGCGCGTTTTCTCGAGCGTGACATCGCCGACCTCAATCAGATCGTGCTGCACCTGGGAAACGGCGCGTCGATGACCGCGGTGCGCGGCGGCGAGTCTGTCGAGACGTCCATGGGGTTCACGCCGCTCGAAGGTCTCGTCATGGGCACGCGCTCGGGCGACATCGATCCAGCTGTGCTCGTGCACCTGCACCACAAGGCCAACCTGAGCGTCGACGAGCTCGATGACCTGCTCAATCGGCAGAGCGGTATCTACGGGCTCTCGGGGCTGAAAGACATGCGTGACCTCACAGACGAGGCGAACGAGGGCAACGACACGGCACGGGCGGCGCTCGATGTCTATGTGCACCGGCTCAAGCAGTACCTCGGCGGGTACTTCTTTCAGCTCGGTCGTGTCGACGTCATCGCGTTTACGGCCGGAATTGGCGAGAACAGTGCGCAGGTGCGTGCCGAGGCGCTCGCCGGTCTCGAGAACTTTGGCGTGAAAGTGGATGCTGCTCGCAACGAGCAGCGCTCACACGACACCCGTGTCATCTCCGCCGACGACTCTGACGTGACGGTCCTCGTCGTTCCGACCAACGAAGAACTCGAGATCGCGAGGCAGACGCTCTCTGTCGTCTGA